A window of Phaseolus vulgaris cultivar G19833 chromosome 4, P. vulgaris v2.0, whole genome shotgun sequence genomic DNA:
TGCTCTGCTCTGCACTGTAAATATGTTGCTTCTGGATTAGAAGTTAGAACAACACAATGCAGTCATTATGTGTAAAAAACAACATCCATCCATGTACCACAAACTATTAatcaaaatagtttatattCGTAAGCAACATTTAAATATACAAATCAATGAAATATATTACTAAGCTATAACTATTACTTTGcgattaaatttttttcttaatttataaatcaaCTAGTAAAATGTCAAAATTTACTATTAgctcaaatataaataaaaatattcaaacataatattaaaaataaaatcttaagtAATTTAAATACAAGTCATAACAAATTATTCTAAAGATAGAGGCCCTCGCGTAAGAATGCCTAGATTGTGCTAAATTTAACAGATAAAATTGGTTGGAAAATTTGTAACTTGCCGGGGTAATTGGTCATGTGATATAAAATAGCACATCTGACAAGGCACTCAAACATGTACTACAATGTTTAAACACAAATTATCTCCTCTTTTTCCCACCCTTTCCAGATTTGTTGGAAGGTGCAGTAGTTGACGTTGATGCAGTCTCTTGCTTCTTGGTCCTTCCATGATGCCTAGGCACCATCTCTGCAACCCGTAACATTAGTTGCTTTCCTGCAAAACAAACACGCCAAAAATGAAACCATAAGATTTCTAGTAGTCATTTTCTCATCAATTTGACACGTCATGTTCACAaccaaaaagataaacaacGAAATTGCTTTTGTAATGTCAAGAGACATTAAGGTTCAAAAAAAGTAACAGTTTCCAAACAcgtactaaataaaaaatatcatcattattCATTAACATCATCCAAAAACAGTAAAACCAGAAATGAAGCAGTAATAGCAGTTAACAGAGATTGGATAAGGAAACTTAGAATATGAAATAGACTTAAACGAGAACATAGGGCTCCTGAACTTAGAGAAGAATTTTCTGCCCAACTAGTAACTACGTAGCAAGCTCTTTCCCTGCCTTTCTATCACTCATTACCTCCCCACATATTTATTCTGTGATTCCTTTCAACTTCAGCCAGCTCGCCCACTCAATATTGTCAAACTCAAGAATAGTAGGAGGATCCGATAGGGGACCAAAGTTCAAAACTCAGACTAGTAAGAGTTGAGTATAAGAAAGTAAACCAGAAATATTAAGATCCCATACATAGCGCAACTTAAAATAGGTTCACATATCATAAAATTACTCATAATAACTAacaaattcataattatttaacaCAAAGAAACTATCCAAGGAAATCATTCATATTAAAATCAGGATAATCATCCTTCTCCAAATgatcttcatcttcattaatCTCATCTCCTCCACCCACACCATTTTAAGAAATTGGAGGAACCTCCAACTTCAGCTAAGATGTTTTCATTTTAAGcatcaaatctgaattttacttCATTCCCCTACAGAATCCAATCATCAACAAAAGCAAGATCATCAATGTTAAAGTCATTTTTTCTAACATCCTTCTCGTTAAATCTTGAATTAGCCATCACAAACACCACATCAGTCATCAtcttttacaataaaaaattattttctcaatgtggacctaaataattataaaattaattaacacATCCTAGAAGCCTACTGGTAAGGAAAATGATTATAAAATCAATTGGacctaaataattataaaattagttaatcAATTTCACAAATTCAAATTCTTTCGCTCTAAAAAGCACTCTAATTTAGCGAGATCTGATTCAAAGCAACATACTGACTGAAATTCATATGggttgaaaaattaaatctcaCTGGACGAGATGGAGGGATTACAGAGTGTTTCATCCTCCTTCTTCAGCAACACCCTCACGCGCCCTCTTTGCATGAAGTCACGAGGATATGCCTTGTCTATCTGCAATATTCCATgcattaataaattttgcagtGGTTAAATAGAGATGAGTAAAGAATCCAAAATTAACGAACCTCAATGGCAAAAGGAAGCTTGAGATAGCTACAGCAATCACCAATTTCGGCACAAGTAGGGTTTTCACAAGCTTTGGCAACCCCGATGCGCCTTCCTTCGGCCATTGTCTTTTTGGAGTTGATGTAAACAGGATACATCACAACCCATTTTTTTATGTTGGGTAACTCGCTAGTATCCATGGTTTGTAGAATCGAAAAAACTAACACAGATAAAACAACATGCAAATGAATTTCTCCTCCATCTCTCAAAAGAGGACaacaatagtaataataaaaatctttGTTATGCATAAAAGGAAAACAGGGTCCACGATCAACCCCACACATTTGCAACCATTTTTCTGTCCATtttttcctctctctctctcccctTTACAGACAAACTGGCACAACCTTTTCTACCCTCTTCCCctgatatttttttagaaaaccagcacaaaggaaaaagaaaagcgGAACCAATAATAGGTCAATAACTATCAAAATCCAAAAggaagtaattaattaaaagaaaattaaaaaaacaaaaacacaaagcagATAATTCTCCAATATTGTCTTTGCATCTTTTATCGTTCTGAAACAATTTTCGTTGTTTGTTTTCCCTGATGGAAACAATTAACAATCATAGTGACAATCACAATGTAAAAGAACCTCAACGATAATTCTAGCAGTTTCCCTCATAAAGAGGAGAAAACGAACATCAACACTTCCGACACTACTCACGTGTCAGTCCTGGAATCTGAAGACAAACCCCACGGCAAAACTGAAAAAGCCACAGATTCAGAACAAGTTCTGGAAAAGGTATTGTACTCGGagaataatgataatattacAGCTTTTCAAATTAGGGTAAAATCACCTGCAAAATCCGGATATCTCAGATTCTTCTGAAATTGATTCGGTTATAATCGAATGGTAACAACTCATGTTAACCTAGGTCCTTAGGTACTCACTTAATCTTGTTCACCTACTTAAATACTTCTATATTTCTCTAAGTTCTTACAAAGTTGAACGTCCAAAAATGTTTTGCAGGTGGATCTCCTCTAAGTATTTCATCAATAAAGCTCGTTAAAGCGAATCAAACTCAGCACAGGTAACATTCTCACGCAGATCAAAATGTAGATACGTCAAAATTAAGATACAACGCCACACTCAATGGAGATTCAAGAAGACAACCTTTAACATGTCATGTCGTAAATATTCACCAAGGCCTGGTAAGATCCGCAACTCAATTAAAACGAAGTTTATAGATCCATTCATCAGAAATAAGAAAAATCATAAACCGAAAACAAAACTTCAACAAGATATGGATCCAGGGATTTGAATATAACAAGCACAAAAATCcacaaaataaaatcaaatctagCTATTTCAAACGTACAAAAGCAAACGAAGAAAAAATCCTTTTTTGAAAACATCTTACCGAATATAACCAACAACTCAAACAAAAATCGAAAAAACCATGAAATTCATATGGAACAATTAAAAATGATCAACAAAACATGGATAAATCGAAGACATAAGCGATAGATACAAAAGCATAAGCTGCAGGCAACAGAATCCAATAGGATACGCATGAATCGAAGTATTAAAACTAATAAAACGGTATAAGAAATCGTACCTAGAAGAAGCTGCTCTGAAACCCTTGCCGCAAGACAAGTAAGGCGAACAATAGAGTGAAGAGAAGTGAGGAAACGGCACAAGTTTTTTCCTCCGTTGACGAAAATACCCTTATCATTTTACGTATTCCATTTGTGTCCTTTTTCATTTTGCTGGCGGTGCGAACGGGGTTCAATTACGCGGCTACTGAAACGACGCCGTTTAGTGTAGTTAAGTGATGTTTTCTTTCTAGGGCTACGATTAATtgagattttttattattatttatttatttatttattactttttaatttttaatttttaattatgggTATAAGTTAGTTTTACTTAcatcatatataattttatatttactaGCGGAAAGCGCTCTTGCGCTTGCATTCgcattttataattattatatatgtatctatatttattaaaattaattataaaattttaataataaaataataaattaaatgttataaaataGATAATTTACTGATtctttttatgaaattaaaaaaaatgttttatctcTATATCAACTACtctgtaattattttatttaaattaaaaatgttttttaattattttatttaagtaaaaaaacTGTTATGTAACtatttatcaattattttttataattattttatttaaatttagaaaaactgATAACTACTCTATTAATTACAAGATGACAGAAtaatcaaaaaaattattataaagataaaataaataaaaaattgtatatatttaaaaatacttaaaaaaaggaaaatcacTTTATATAGAGAGAGTtagatatataatatatatcttgattttaatgtatttttcatttatttattgattttacaaaataaagttGCACTAAATATTGGAAGAATTTtgtcaaaaaatataatagtttCACCAACTTGTGAtcttattaaaaatatgaatatacataaataaagataaataaaaatttgaatcaTCTCCTTCTACAAta
This region includes:
- the LOC137837268 gene encoding signal recognition particle 19 kDa protein-like — translated: MDTSELPNIKKWVVMYPVYINSKKTMAEGRRIGVAKACENPTCAEIGDCCSYLKLPFAIEIDKAYPRDFMQRGRVRVLLKKEDETLCNPSISSRKQLMLRVAEMVPRHHGRTKKQETASTSTTAPSNKSGKGGKKRR